The window GGAGCAGGGAGAATCCGACTTGAggcatatttaaatatttatttaaatatactaAGTCTGTTAATCTGGTTCCCACCCTCACTGGATGGGAAACGGATTACATTGGGCCACACAGGAGAATCTCAAAGGGGGTTCTCTCTGGCACTAGCTATGCTAGGTCCCTCCCCCACGATTCTCCAGCTCTGCACGGCCCCAGCTCGAGTTGTGCATTAACAGGTGATGCTGGAGATACACCCCTGAGATGTTCAAAAGGGGTTGAtaggatagagagaaactatttcctctggtgagggAAGTTCAAAGCCAGGAGTCATAACTTTAAAATTAGAATCAGATCATAACAGGGGTAATGTCAAAAAGCATATCCTAGCACATAGGTTTGTGGAGATAGTGTCTGTCCCAtaaggcggcggggggggggggcgggggggaacagAGTATTAATTGAAACTTTTAAATCAAAATTGAACGGCTTTGGGGGGGAGTAAGGGTTATGGAACTGAGGAAGATCAGCCCCGAGTTGTTTGAATGATCAAAGAAGCCCAgcggagggtggaaggggcagagggagggggtgggaggcggagggagggaggtgggggcgtagctgcatggcctactcctatttctataCTCTAAGGCTCCTGGATCTCCAGGGTCACACCCAGCCAGCCCATTTTTTTCTTGTTTctgatgttttatttttaataaagGCAGGTACTCCAAGGTAATTTTCAAAGGCACACTATTTTCTTTGTTGTGAAAGGTTTGTTTTCTCGGGTATTGTTATAGATATTATCCTGTAATTCCTGAGGACTCCAGAAATATCCTGGAGAGTGGGCAACTGGGATTTGGACTCTCCCCACACTGCCAAGAGCTTCCGCACAGAGGGCGGAATGGAATGCGCACCCTGTGACAGGGTTAATGGCAGGATGgcaggaggtgggtggggggcctCCCCGTGACTTCCCCTTGCCATAACTCACTTCTGGGTCTGGGACCCAGCGCTGGGTGAATGTTGTACCAGCAGtagccatcaccttccccataGTGCTACCATTCAATATCGCTGCAGGCCCCAGCTCTCAAAGTGAGATTTCCACCCTGGGTTCCTTGATCCCAGGGTAGGCAAGCCGCTGTGCAGTTCACCCAATTGGCACTTCATTTGGAGGGCCTTCCCCAAAAGAGGCAATGTGGGGCTCCCATTGGCTTTCCATTCAGCAGGTCATTCTTACATTGGCAGGCTATGGCTAGCGGGACACTCCAAAGATCAGtatttgggccccagctattcacgatatatatcaatgatctggatgtgggaaccaaatgtaatatttctaagGTTCACGGTTGATACAAAGCGAAgcgggaatgtgtgttgtgaggaagatttaAAGTGGCTACAAGAGGATTTGGAtagacttagtgagtgggcaagaacatgccaGATGGAATATAGTGtgaaaaaatgtgaggttattcactttggtagaaggaacagacgtgtagagtatttcttaaatggtaacaAATTAGAAAGTACAAATGTACAAAGCGACATGGGTGTCCTTATCCATAGTTCACATAACGCTAACATGTAGGTGCAGTAATCTATTAAGATGACTAATGGAATGTTAGtctttatcacaagaggatttgagtacaggagtagtgaggTCTTGTTTCAATTGTACAGGAGCTTGGTTAGacggcacctggagtactgcgtgctCCCTGACTCCCTCTAAGGCAATAATGTCCATTCTGatagtgcaatgaaggttcaccagatttgttctggggatggtgggactgtctcatgaagagagattgggcaaactgggcttgTATTTTCTGGagctttgaagaatgagaggtgatctcattgaaatctacaCAATACTTAAAGCATTAAGGATAGTTGCAGGCAAGATGTTTCTCTTGGTTGGGGAGCCTAAAACCAGGGGGAcacaatttgaaaataaggaggatgccacttaggaccgaaatgaggagagatttctttacacagaagattgtgaatcttcggaattctctatcccagagggttgaggaagctcagtcattgtgtATGTTAAAGGCAGAGATCAATAGATTACTTACCAACAATAACAAAGGGTTACGAGGAGATTGGGTGGAAAAGTCTTGGGAAGTGTCCGATCAGccgtgattgtattgaatggcggagcaggctcaatggggctgaatggcctactcctccagtTAAATGGATCACCATTTAAAAAACACACAAAAATAGCACCTTAATTCAGTCAGACTCAAAATTTCTGAGCAAATTTACTGGGCAAAGTTTCCCTCCCCAGtgtacatttttttttgttttgctttttatTTGTAAATGTAGAAAAACAGTTATATTTACAGtgcaaaaaaatttttttttttttttaaaaacacactaGCTACTTGAATGCTTCCTTTGTTACAAGGATCTAAATGGAGAGGTCAGTTTGTGGAACAAATTGGGACTTTCACCCTGAGCTTAGTTCCTCATTGCCAGCATAGAATTGATGTCCCAAATGAGATTCCGTAGCTGGTCCATAATGTGCTTCAGTTCTTGGTTCTTCTGTTGCAGCTTCTGggagaacaaagaagaaaatatTTAAGAACAGGAAGAGCCGATATTTCTCCTTCCTCCTTTTGACCGATCTTAGCCACGTTTCCACCATTTTATGGATGCGACTAAACTCCAATCGACCCCCTCAGGTCAATTCCTcttttttatttaattagtcacaagtaaggcttacattaacactgcaatgaagttactgtgaaattcccctagtcgccacactccagcgcctgttcgggtcaatgcatcaatgcacctaaccaacatgtctttcagactgtgggaggaaaccggagcaccggaggaaacccatgcagacatggggagaacatgcagattccacacagacaatgattcgAAGGAGAGAAGGGGAGGCTGTCTGAATGCCCTGGACAATTCCTCAACCGTCAGCAAATCTTCTTCCTCagctctttcaggcagtgcagtcCAAACAAGAACAACGTACGGAGTTAAATATATATTCTCATCCCCCTGCCCAGCTCTTTAACCTTGAATCTGTGTACTCTGGTTATCAACCCCACTGCCACGACAAACAGTCTCCTGTTTACCTGTCAAAATCCTTCACCGTTATCAAATCTCCCTTTAGCATTCCTTGCTCAAAGGTAAAGTTtgtttacgagtgtcacaagtaggctttcattaacactgcaatgaaattactgtgaaaatcccctagttgccacactccaacgtctgttcaggtacactgagggagaatttagcatggccaatccacctaaccagcacgtctttcagattgtggcaggaaaccggagcacccggaggaaacccacgcagacacggggagaacgtgcagactccacacagacaatgacccaagccgggaatcgaacctgggaccgtggcgctgtgaggcagcagtgctaaccactgtgccaccgtaagaacagccatcccagcttctccagtctttccACATAATGAAAGCCCCTTCTGTAAACCAAAGCTCTTTTCTGTACACTACGATGGATGAGCTGTCCTGAGGAGCCCCTGATTGGGCACCTATGTTTCAGTCTACTGAAATTACTCAGATATATCAACTCTGGACCTGGTAGCATTTGGCATTTTTTTTCCCCACAATGATGATTACACTGACCTTTTTACTAATTATTTGCAATTTGCTTTTAGTCATGAATTAGCCAGTAATTGGGGAGTTATCTGGCTCAGGTCCATATAGCATAAGAGTCCCTGGCATTTAAAGGAAAACCAAGCTTAACGAGCAATCTATTCCATAATTGCACAAGGTCCTCAATGAGTGGGTATCGTGCACAGGCAAAAATAATCTGACATTTAAGGGAGACCAAGAACATAACATGACCGGCTATGGTTTAACACTTGTAATACAGCGGGCATAAGAATAAGGCGACAGTACACTACAGCTCCGATCTCAATCCAGAGTCAAGCTGTACTTAATTGTTGATCAGAAAATAGAATTCTGATGGACAAAAGAGTAGGAGGATGGATCTGAGGAGGGAGGTGTAGaagaggagagagaaaggggtagaaagagagagagagaaaggggttgatagagagagagcgagagagagaggggttgatagagagagatagagagagaggggttgatatatatagagagagagggggggttgagagagagagaggggggggttgagagagagaggaggggggggggttgagagagagggggggggttgagagagaggggggggggttgagagagaggggggggggttgagagagagggggggggttgagagagagggggggggttgagagagaggggggggggttgagagagagggggggttgagagagaggggggggttgagagagaggggggggttgagagagaggggggggttgagagagaggggggggttgagagagaggggggggttgagagagaggggggggttgagagagaggggggggttgagagagaggggggggttgagagagagggggggggttgagagaaggggggtgagagagagggggggggttgagagagagggggggttgagagagagggggggttgagagagagggggggggggggtgagagagagggggggggggttgagagagagcggggtggggggttgagagagaggggggggttgaGAGAGNNNNNNNNNNNNNNNNNNNNNNNNNNNNNNNNNNNNNNNNNNNNNNNNNNNNNNNNNNNNNNNNNNNNNNNNNNNNNNNNNNNNNNNNNNNNNNNNNNNNNNNNNNNNNNNNNNNNNNNNNNNNNNNNNNNNNNNNNNNNNNNNNNNNNNNNNNNNNNNNNNNNNNNNNNNNNNNNNNNNNNNNNNNNNNNNNNNNNNNNgggttgagagagagagagaggggggttgagagagagagagaggggttgatagagagagaaaggggttgatagagagagaaaggggttgatagagagagaaaggggttgatagagagagaaaggggctgatagagagagagagagagagaaaggggttcatagagagagagagagagaaaggggttgagagagagaaaggggttgatagagagagaaagggattgaaagagagagagaaaggggttaatcgagaggggggggagttgatagatagagagggagagaaaggggttgatagagagggagagaaaggggttgatagagagagagagagagagaaagagaaaaaggggtcgagagagagagagagagaaaggggttgaTAGAGAGAAAGGAGTTgatagaaagagagaaaggagttgatagaaagagagaaatgggttgatagagagaaagagagaaatgggttgatagagagagagagagaaaggggttgatagagagagagagagagaaagggacccATTAGTACCCTGCTTCTATTTCTGGTAAGGACACTCAAAACCTGGATGGTTCATTGAAAATCTGAGCAATTTCTGATTATAATGCGATGGTAGCTGTAGTTATTTCAATGACCGTGCTGGAGAGAGGACATTTCAAGGACAGAATGCCACTTTCTCATTAACAGTCTTCAACAGTGAGTCAGACAGGATAGCAACCAGTTGCTCTATTCAGGACTGTACTTAAAGCACATGTATCAACATCACCCAGGAATGACAGAgcgagagaaaagagctgcaaACAACATGGATCAGAATGTGAATGGCACAcagggaagagagaaagaaagcaagACTGTCTGGCTGCTTGAAGGTTCGGAACTAGAAAATCTGGGTGTCAATTCATTTATCCATTTAGCTCATCCTCTCTGTCTATTCAACCTGCTCTCTGAAACTTTCAATCTCTGGCTTTTCATCCTCaataatacacgcacacacacacatatatataacagcatatatatatatatatatatatatatatacacacacacacacatacagttaaCCAGTTGGCTAGGTGGTTAGtgtgtggttcagaataatgccaacTACATGAGTTTGATTCGTGTTCCGGCTGAAGTAGGCTTGGGACCCACTTTCTCTCCCTGCGCCAGTGAGTGGAAGACAAGGTGAACAACCACTGGCCAAAATTAAAATACAAGTAAACAGCTCAGAATGAACCACCAGCAGTCAATGAGCCAAGGCCTTGCCTTTAGGCAGAGCACACATACCATCTTAACCCAAGATGTAAAGGCAAAGGGCcaaagagagagcacgagagaagaGAAGAAGAGCAAGAGTGAGAAAAATGGAAAGAATTGACATGaggttcaccgggatgttgcctggtctcgagagtgTTGGCTAGGAGGAGAGGtcgaataaattaggattgttttcactggaaagacagaggctgaggggagatctgatagaggtctataaaattatgagaggcatagccagggtggatagtcagaggctttctcccagggtggtagtgtcaattacaagggagcacagggcgaaggtgagagagggaaagtttaagggagataagCGAGAAATGTTTCatgcagggtggtgggtgcctggaacgcgctgccagaggtggtggaagcaggcacattagcaacatttaagaggcatctggatgggtacaagaatggggagagaatagaggaatacagaccgagtaagggcagaagacttAGTTTAATTAGGGAATCATGATTggtacaggtttggagggctgaagggcctgtccttgtgctgtacttttctttgttcatttacAAGTGCCTTTCACAGGACAGTCTGGTGCACTTTAGAACAATTGAAATACTTTTGGCATTGAATCACTGCAGCAACATCGGAAAATgttacagccaatttgtgcagagcaaggttccacaaacagcattgaAATACCAAATAACATGTATTAGTTGTTAGTtatgggatgaatgttggcccagGTCAGCAGTGATAAGGCCCTTATGATTCTTTGAAAAAccaccatggaatcttttacgtcCACATGGCAGACGGGGTTTTGGTTTAATATCTTatctgaaagacaacacctcTCTCAGTAGCACATTCACATTCAGTTACATCGTGTGATGTTTAGGGGACAGTTTCTCAAGTTTGTGTCAAACTGTACTAGATTGCCCAAGTAAATAGTATAAAGTAAAGAGTGAACACCGGCTACAACACACCATTAACCTTTCACTTCAGGAGTTTGTCTTTCCATTTGGATCAAATTAAAATTTGTGTTTTATTTAATGCAAACGTGAACACGATGAACTAAAACCACTGTTGACAGTTGCTCATTTGTTACACTCCAGACAACTCAACTTTGTTACGGCTTGTTAGAAATGtaatttaagtttttaaagtttatttattagtatcacaagtaaggcttacattaacactgcaatgaagttactgtgaaattcccctagtcgccacactctggcgcctgttcaggtcaatgcacctaacccgcacgtctttcagactatgaaaggaaaccggagcatccggaggaaacccacgcagatacggggagaacgtgcagactccacacagacagtgagccaagccgggaatcgaacctgggtccctggcactgtgaggcagcagcgataaccattgtgccactgtttacAGTTTACAAGCAACTAATAGGCAGCTACTACCCGGAGTCCCAGTAGGCAGCATTTAAACAAGAAACAGGTCAGCTTAGACCTCacaattaaaatcatagaatgatacagcaccgaaaatgaagccattcagcccatcgtgcctgctgcTGGCTTTTTGGTACAGCTATCCAATTAACCTCACATACCTGGTCTTTCCCTGTAACTTTGTCCCTCTGACTTACGGTCTATGGTCTAACCCTGTAAATctttccctcatatttacccagttCTCTTTTGAATGTTCATCCTTTCAGACATtttggtgcattccagatcacaacaacttggcacggtagcacagtggttagcactgctgcttcacagctccagggacctgggttcgattcccggcttgggtcactgtctgtgtggagtttgcacattctcctcgtgtctgcgtgggtttcctccgggtactccggtttcctcccacagtccaaagatgtgcaggtgaggttgattggccatgctaaaattgcccttagtgtcctgagatgcgtaggttagagggattagtgggtaaacgtgtagggatatgggggtagggcctgggtgggattgtggtcggtgcagactcgatgggccgaatggcctctttctgtactgtagggattctattctattctattctaacttaggtggcacagtggttagcactacggcctcatagcgccagggtcttgggttcgattcctggcttgggtcattgtgcagactccacacagacattctccccatgtctgtgtggctttcccccgggtgctccaatttcctcccacagtctgaaagacgtgctggttaggtgaattgaccatgctaaattctccctcagggtacccgaacaggcgccagagtgtggcgactaggggattttcacagtaacttcattgcagtgttaatgtaagcctacttgtgacactcataaataaactttaacttcctcATGGCACCGTTGGATCTCCATACTATGCCGCAGGTGAAATGTCATAATTTTAAAATGGCGGATGGACTGAATCTGGGGGTTTCTGGGACAGAGCTCTGTCTGAGGTGATTTGAACCAAACCCCTCCACccgcatccacccccccccctcccccaccccacccccctgcacatTTTAACAAATGTGGTAGAGAAATGATTTCAAAATCAGAGGCTGTGATCGCATCCACTTTACCTCGAGGATTTCCTGGCACTCTTTGTTTGCTAACCCACCGACATTCGGGAGATCTGTAGGTCTGAAGGGCTCCTCACCCACAAAAGGAATTAACTgcggagagaaaagagagagagcagtgaaCACAAGAACTGGAGTAGCCCTTCAGGTCAGGTCTGTCCTGCTATGTAATTGCATCATTGCTGAtctttaactccattttccttgcctttgctccatatcccttgcGCAACAAGAATCTAACAGTCCCGAACGGTTCCGCTGACCCCCCCGCCCTCAACAGGTTTTTGGGAGAGAGAGCTTTAAATTTCCACAACTGTGTGAGTGCAGTAGTGCCTCCAGATACCACAGTCCAGGTCTAAtttaagaccccccccccccaccaattctGCATTTCCCCACCAGAGGACATAGTTTCACTGCGTCAATTCTATTAAATTATCATTTTAATCATCTCAGGTAGATCAATCCTCAACTTCTAAACCATTTGAGGGAAGTATGGTGGcacggtgcttagcactgctgtctcacagctccagggacctgggttcgattcccggcttgggtcactgtctgtgtgtagtcagtacgttctccccgtgtctgcgtgggtttcctccgggtgctccggtttccacccacagtccaaagatatgctggttaggttgattggccatggtaaattgccccttagtgtccaggatgtgtaggttagagggattagcggggtaaatgcgtggagtcgtgggggtagggcctgggtgggattgtggtcggtgcagactcgatgggccgaatggcctccttctgcactgtagggtttctatgaacttctATTTGAAATACAAacgatggctgggattttccccgATATTGGCAAAGGCCGATGTTGAGTGGGAGAGGTGGCATTGAAGCCACTGATGGTAATGGCAGCTTTCTCCGCCATGTAGTGTAGCGTTTCGAAAATCGTTGCCAAGTCACGGATCCACGATGTGTCACTGGTGGGGGAGCCTCTGATTCACCTGCCTTGCCAACAACTTAGACACTCAATGGTCCAAACTGCCATTTAGAAAGGCAGCCCCAACGCACAGTGAAAAAACCAGTCACCAAGGTGCAATCCCCGAAACCTTCCCCACCTGGGCACTACCCACACAGTGCCTGAGTAATGCCTACTTGATGCCCAGACCATTCCCCAATGAACACCACACTCATCTGAGATGCTCTGGGAGGTGCATGCCTTTGGAGACCAGTTGTACTTCACGCCATTCTGAATAACGTCGCTGTGAATGGACATTTTTGACATAtgggtgtatggggagtgtgggggtgtatGTGTGCGTATGTGAGTGATGTGATTCCAGCACGCTGGCCTGATAATGATATTTAATTAATCTTATGATGTTCTTGACGTTGAAGATCGGGAAATGTGGCCAGTCACtgaagggggatggaggggggggggggggggggggggggggagacgggacaATAGCGTCAAGCTTTCACTCCAATGTGAAATGCAATTTCCATGTACTTCCATGATATTTTTCACTTTGGTCACTAAACTCACCTGAGGCTAACGGGAGTGCAAAATCCCAGCCAAAATTTATGAAACCTGTCCTCATAATGTAACCAAAAAGCCCTGCTACAGTTCTGCCAGGGCTGCGCTGCctccccctccaaggccaatgtatcTCTGATGGCCTTGGCTGGTCAAAACCCACCCTTAATATTAAAAAAAAAGGAGGGAGCTGTTATTTCCTTCGTCCAATGTTTGCACCAAAAACAGAAGCTATTAGAAAGAAGTCTGTGTCTGTCGCTAGGCACCTCTGTTATGGAGACATCAGAGACCCCGCACATCTCTCCACATTTATCGTATAACAACCGCAGCTTCTTGAAGAGCAGAGTAAGCTGGCGAAGATGCTCCTGGAGTTTG of the Mustelus asterias chromosome 21, sMusAst1.hap1.1, whole genome shotgun sequence genome contains:
- the LOC144509333 gene encoding mediator of RNA polymerase II transcription subunit 30, with the translated sequence MTTLPGAGPRIPGLHSQTTAPVHPTAPVPPQQPQSALREITCVTLCKVGQETVQDIVARTMDIFHMLRATQLPNGVTQNHAVYQERYNKLQEHLRQLTLLFKKLRLLYDKCGEMCGVSDVSITELIPFVGEEPFRPTDLPNVGGLANKECQEILEKLQQKNQELKHIMDQLRNLIWDINSMLAMRN